From the Musa acuminata AAA Group cultivar baxijiao chromosome BXJ3-7, Cavendish_Baxijiao_AAA, whole genome shotgun sequence genome, one window contains:
- the LOC135642794 gene encoding squamosa promoter-binding-like protein 15, which yields MEGEVGAQVAPSVFFRQNQALPGSFHEAPLLAKKRDFPWKNNPNFPHGQEQEIQRHRLLGSSLPSHGGNWNPRMWDWDGVRFTAQPSTDASEVLHLGSQPSHAAAAVVDQRKGDEGPKDSTFGRNLAEDDQNLSLKLGGGAYTGDEPAARPNKRVRSGLPGSSGNYPMCQVDDCKADLSSAKDYHKRHKVCEVHSKTAKALVGKQMQRFCQQCSRFHPLSEFDEGKRSCRRRLAGHNRRRRKTQPEDASSKLLPPRIQESTTNGNLDIVNLLAIFAHLQGNNQVKPGSIPPLPDQDRLVQLISKLSAPNNANPSSRSSIPVGSFDLNVSQVPALESFEQSLKKNSQENAPSTTDLLTALSAALAASAPNDPVSLSQGSSESSGNNKAKIQNAEPPTDVNSHNKSTHIHPSAGVLTKKCTDRSGVEVPCRVVHKARQSLPLQLFGPADDESPTELGSMVKYLSSESSNPMEERSPSSSPPVTKKLFPLHSTMERQKYAEASECQEDNATIELSVSHGRSAQLQLFKESDTLLEDGAVPSVMHRAGYKSSGSDHSPSSSNSDAQDRTGRITFKLFGKDPSCFPDTLRTQVFSWLSNSPSEMESYIRPGCVVLSIYLSMPSIAWEELDDDLLQRVTSLVQYSDTEFWRNGRFLVSTNKQLVSHKDGKIRLSKSWRAWSAPELTSISPVAIVGGQETSLVLKGRNLTVPGTKIHCAYMGKYISKVLCSAYPGTIYDDSCVERFDFPGGSPRVFGRCFIEVENGFKGNSFPVIIADASICQELRALESDIDEDVQMADAIPEEQVQSSVQPRSREDVMHFLNELGWLFQRTNAPSSVTLLDFSITRFKYLFTFSVERDWCNLIKTLLDILVERSMRNDALEQESLEMLSEVHLLIRAVNRKSKQMIDLLLHYCVCHGKDATKVYLFPPNMSGPGGMTPLHMAASMLDAEDIVDALTNDPQEVGINCWNSILDDSDQSPYMYATLRNNLSYNRLVARKLADRTNGQVTISVVGGEISMDEPWVGLNRHGTSQTSQLTSCAQCALMGARPLRRTTYSRGLLQRPYVHSMLAIAAVCVCVCLFFRGSPQIGSIEPFKWENLDFGPR from the exons ATGGAGGGAGAGGTCGGTGCGCAGGTCGCACCTTCCGTCTTCTTTCGCCAGAACCAGGCCCTCCCTGGATCCTTCCATGAGGCGCCACTGCTCGCCAAGAAGCGAGACTTCCCGTGGAAGAACAATCCCAACTTTCCTCACGGCCAGGAGCAAGAGATCCAGCGGCATCGGCTGTTGGGCTCTTCTCTTCCGAGCCACGGCGGTAACTGGAACCCCAGGATGTGGGATTGGGATGGCGTGAGGTTCACGGCGCAGCCCTCGACCGATGCATCGGAGGTCCTCCACCTGGGGTCCCAGCCGTCACATGCGGCTGCTGCCGTGGTCGACCAGAGGAAAGGGGATGAGGGCCCGAAAGATTCGACTTTTGGCAGGAACTTGGCAGAGGATGACCAGAACCTATCGCTGAAGCTGGGAGGCGGAGCTTACACGGGAGACGAGCCGGCGGCGAGGCCAAACAAGAGGGTCAGGTCCGGCTTGCCAGGGAGTAGTGGCAACTATCCGATGTGCCAGGTGGATGATTGCAAGGCGGACCTGTCGAGCGCCAAGGATTACCATAAGCGGCACAAGGTGTGCGAGGTGCACAGTAAGACTGCCAAGGCACTTGTGGGGAAGCAGATGCAGAGGTTCTGCCAGCAGTGCAGCAG ATTTCACCCCCTTTCTGAGTTTGATGAGGGGAAGAGAAGCTGTAGGAGGCGGCTAGCAGGACACAATCGTCGCAGAAGGAAGACACAACCAGAGGATGCTTCTTCTAAACTATTGCCTCCTAGAATCCAAGAGAGTACGACAAATGGAAATCTTGATATTGTCAACTTGTTAGCGATATTTGCACACCTGCAAG GTAATAATCAAGTTAAACCAGGTAGCATCCCTCCTCTGCCTGATCAAGATCGTCTTGTCCAACTAATTAGTAAACTAAGTGCTCCAAACAATGCGAACCCTTCCTCAAGATCATCTATACCTGTTGGAAGTTTTGATTTGAATGTATCTCAAGTTCCAGCACTGGAGTCATTTGAACAATCACTGAAGAAAAATAGTCAAGAAAATGCACCATCCACAACGGACCTGCTGACAGCCCTCTCTGCCGCGCTAGCAGCATCTGCTCCTAATGACCCTGTCTCTCTCTCACAAGGGAGTAGTGAAAGTAGTGGCAATAATAAGGCCAAGATCCAAAATGCCGAACCACCCACTGATGTTAATTCACATAATAAATCAACTCATATCCATCCTTCAGCGGGGGTCCTTACAAAAAAATGCACTGATCGGTCTGGGGTGGAAGTGCCTTGTCGGGTTGTTCATAAAGCCCGTCAAAGTTTACCTTTGCAGCTTTTTGGTCCTGCTGATGATGAGAGTCCCACAGAACTGGGATCTATGGTTAAATATCTTTCCTCTGAAAGTAGCAACCCTATGGAGGAGAGGTCTCCTTCATCTTCTCCCCCAGTTACAAAGAAGCTATTCCCTTTACATTCAACCATGGAAAGGCAGAAATATGCAGAAGCATCAGAATGTCAGGAAGacaatgcaaccattgagctaagTGTTAGCCATGGTCGAAGTGCACAGCTTCAGCTCTTTAAGGAGTCAGATACACTACTTGAAGATGGGGCAGTTCCAAGTGTCATGCATCGAGCAGGTTACAAGTCTTCTGGTTCAGATCACTCTCCCTCTAGTTCAAATTCTGATGCTCAG GATCGGACTGGGCGAATAACATTTAAGCTCTTCGGCAAGGATCCGAGTTGTTTTCCGGATACACTTCGTACTCAG GTATTTAGTTGGCTCTCAAACAGCCCATCAGAGATGGAGAGCTACATTCGGCCTGGTTGTGTGGTTCTATCTATTTATTTATCAATGCCATCGATTGCATGGGAAGAA CTTGATGATGATCTTCTTCAGCGTGTCACTTCACTAGTTCAATATTCTGATACTGAGTTTTGGCGGAATGGGAGGTTTTTAGTCTCTACAAATAAACAGCTGGTGTCACATAAGGATG GGAAGATTCGCCTGTCTAAATCTTGGAGAGCTTGGAGTGCTCCAGAGCTGACATCAATATCACCTGTTGCCATTGTTGGTGGGCAGGAGACTTCCCTTGTTCTAAAAGGTCGCAACTTGACTGTTCCTGGCACCAA GATCCACTGTGCTTATATGGGTAAATACATTTCGAAAGTTCTTTGCTCAGCATATCCAGGCACCATATATGATGATTCCTGTGTGGAAAGGTTTGACTTTCCAGGAGGATCTCCAAGGGTTTTTGGTCGATGTTTTATTGAG GTCGAAAATGGTTTCAAAGGGAACAGCTTTCCTGTTATCATCGCCGATGCTAGTATCTGTCAGGAATTGAGAGCCCTTGAATCAGATATTGATGAAGATGTTCAGATGGCAGATGCCATCCCAGAGGAACAAGTTCAAAGTAGTGTGCAACCCAGGTCGAGAGAGGATGTTATGCATTTCCTAAATGAACTTGGTTGGCTGTTCCAGAGGACTAATGCACCATCGAGCGTGACCTTGCTGGATTTCTCCATCACACGGTTTAAGTACCTATTTACATTTTCAGTTGAGCGAGATTGGTGTAATCTTATCAAAACTCTTCTAGATATTCTAGTGGAAAGAAGCATGAGGAATGATGCCTTAGAGCAAGAGTCTTTGGAAATGCTTTCAGAAGTTCACCTCTTGATCAGAGCAGTTAACAGAAAGTCCAAGCAAATGATAGATTTGCTTCTCCATTATTGTGTATGCCATGGAAAAGATGCAACGAAGGTGTATCTATTTCCTCCAAACATGTCTGGCCCTGGTGGAATGACTCCATTGCATATGGCTGCATCTATGCTGGACGCAGAGGACATTGTTGATGCACTCACTAATGATCCACAAGAG GTTGGGATCAATTGCTGGAACTCGATACTGGATGACAGTGATCAGTCCCCCTATATGTATGCTACTTTGAGGAACAATCTTTCTTATAACAGACTGGTGGCCAGGAAGCTTGCTGACAGGACAAATGGTCAAGTGACCATATCGGTTGTAGGCGGAGAGATATCCATGGACGAGCCATGGGTAGGACTGAATAGGCATGGGACTTCTCAAACTTCACAATTAACATCTTGTGCACAATGCGCTTTAATGGGGGCTCGACCTCTTAGACGAACGACATACTCTAGGGGGCTGCTTCAACGCCCTTATGTCCATTCGATGCTTGCAATTGCTGCAGTTTGTGTTTGTGTCTGCTTATTTTTCCGAGGCTCACCACAGATTGGTTCTATTGAGCCATTCAAGTGGGAGAATCTAGACTTTGGCCCAAGATAG